A region of Pseudomonas sp. Marseille-Q3773 DNA encodes the following proteins:
- a CDS encoding class I SAM-dependent methyltransferase, giving the protein MDPRSEVLLRQAELFQGPLLIAGAPADDLLGQLPQAQAWTWHAGDQGMLQSRYAGRSHYGVEPPDVAFGSAVLFLPKSRELAGYLLNALASRLAGRELYLVGEKRGGIEGAAKQLQAFGKPRKLDSARHCQLWQVTIAQAPQATPLESLAERFELALEDGPLQVVSLPGVFSHGRLDRGTALLLKHLDGLPGGHVLDFGCGAGVLGATVKRRYPQSRVSLLDVDAFAVAASRLTLAANGLDGEVISGDGIDAAPTELSLILSNPPFHTGVHTNYQASENLLRKSAKHLRKGGEMRLVANSFLRYQPLIEGALGNCHVRDEADGFRIYQATRG; this is encoded by the coding sequence ATGGACCCGCGCAGTGAAGTGTTGCTTCGCCAGGCAGAGCTGTTCCAGGGGCCGCTGCTGATCGCCGGCGCCCCCGCCGACGACCTGCTCGGCCAGTTGCCCCAGGCCCAGGCCTGGACCTGGCATGCGGGCGATCAGGGCATGCTGCAGAGCCGTTACGCCGGCCGCAGCCACTACGGGGTCGAACCCCCGGACGTGGCCTTCGGCAGTGCCGTGCTGTTCCTGCCCAAGTCGCGCGAACTGGCTGGCTACCTGCTCAATGCACTGGCGTCGCGCCTGGCCGGCCGTGAACTGTATCTGGTCGGCGAGAAGCGCGGTGGCATCGAAGGCGCTGCCAAACAGCTGCAGGCCTTCGGCAAGCCACGCAAGCTCGACAGCGCCCGCCATTGCCAGCTTTGGCAAGTGACCATCGCACAGGCGCCACAGGCAACCCCCCTGGAGAGCCTGGCCGAACGCTTCGAGCTTGCCCTGGAAGACGGCCCGCTGCAGGTGGTCAGCCTGCCGGGGGTGTTCAGCCATGGCCGCCTCGATCGCGGTACCGCCCTGCTGCTCAAGCACCTGGACGGCCTGCCGGGCGGGCATGTGCTGGACTTCGGCTGCGGTGCCGGGGTGCTCGGCGCCACGGTCAAACGCCGTTATCCACAAAGCCGGGTAAGCCTGCTGGACGTGGATGCCTTCGCGGTGGCCGCCAGCCGGCTGACCTTGGCCGCCAACGGCCTGGATGGTGAAGTAATCAGCGGTGACGGCATCGACGCCGCTCCTACCGAGCTGAGCCTGATTCTGAGCAACCCGCCGTTCCATACGGGGGTTCATACCAATTACCAGGCATCGGAGAACTTGCTGAGAAAATCAGCGAAACATCTGCGAAAAGGCGGCGAAATGCGCCTGGTAGCCAACAGTTTCCTGCGTTACCAGCCGCTGATCGAAGGTGCGCTGGGCAACTGCCATGTGCGTGACGAGGCCGATGGCTTCCGCATCTACCAGGCAACACGCGGATAA
- a CDS encoding DUF1329 domain-containing protein gives MNKTRSLLQAGVLGLSLLATSVMAAVSADEAAKLGSTLTPMGAEKAGNADGSIGPWEPLSKSAGSADGRGFLSDPYGSEKPLFTITAQNAEQYKDKLSPGQLAMLKRYPDTFKIPVYKTHRGSTVPADVFAAIKENATKTTLVEGGNGLNNFRTAVPFPIPKSGLEVIWNHITRYRGGSVSRLVTQATPQQNGSFNPVYFSDQFVFRERMKDYDPNNPGNILFYFKQEVTAPARLAGTVLLVHETLDQVKEPRKAWIYNAGQRRVRQAPQVSYDGPGTAADGLRTSDNLDMFNGAPDRYDWKLEGKKELYIASNAFKLDDPKLKYTDIIKAGHINQDLARYELRRVWHVVATLKPGQRHIYAKRDFYIDEDTWQAAVIDQYDGRGQLWRVSEAHAQPYYNVDVPWYTLEAIYDLQSGRYLALGMKNEEKRAYDFGFSASKADFQPAALRQSGIR, from the coding sequence ATGAACAAGACCAGAAGTCTGCTGCAGGCCGGTGTACTGGGCCTGTCCCTGCTGGCGACCAGCGTCATGGCTGCGGTATCCGCCGACGAGGCGGCCAAGCTGGGTAGCACCCTGACCCCGATGGGTGCCGAAAAGGCTGGCAATGCCGACGGATCGATCGGCCCTTGGGAGCCGTTGTCGAAGAGCGCCGGCAGCGCCGACGGCAGGGGCTTCCTGTCCGACCCGTACGGCAGTGAAAAGCCGCTGTTCACCATCACCGCGCAGAATGCCGAGCAGTACAAGGACAAGCTCTCGCCAGGCCAGCTGGCCATGCTCAAGCGCTACCCGGACACCTTCAAGATCCCGGTATACAAGACCCATCGTGGTTCCACGGTACCGGCTGACGTGTTCGCCGCCATCAAGGAAAACGCCACCAAGACCACCTTGGTCGAAGGCGGCAACGGCTTGAACAACTTCCGCACCGCCGTGCCGTTCCCGATCCCGAAAAGCGGCCTGGAAGTGATCTGGAACCATATCACCCGCTACCGCGGTGGCAGCGTCAGCCGCCTGGTGACCCAGGCAACGCCGCAGCAGAATGGCTCGTTCAACCCGGTGTACTTCTCCGACCAGTTCGTCTTCCGCGAAAGGATGAAGGACTACGACCCGAACAACCCGGGCAACATCCTGTTCTACTTCAAGCAGGAAGTGACTGCGCCCGCACGCCTGGCCGGGACCGTGCTGCTGGTGCACGAAACCCTCGACCAGGTGAAGGAACCGCGCAAGGCGTGGATCTACAACGCTGGCCAGCGCCGCGTGCGCCAGGCGCCGCAGGTGTCGTATGACGGCCCGGGTACCGCCGCCGACGGGTTGCGGACGTCGGACAACCTGGACATGTTCAACGGCGCGCCAGACCGCTATGACTGGAAGCTCGAAGGCAAGAAGGAGCTGTACATCGCTTCCAACGCCTTCAAGCTGGACGACCCCAAGCTCAAGTACACCGACATCATCAAGGCCGGGCACATCAACCAGGACCTGGCCCGATACGAGTTGCGCCGCGTGTGGCATGTGGTCGCGACGTTGAAACCGGGCCAGCGGCACATCTACGCCAAGCGTGACTTCTACATCGACGAAGACACCTGGCAGGCAGCGGTGATCGACCAGTACGACGGCCGTGGCCAGCTGTGGCGGGTGTCCGAGGCCCATGCCCAGCCGTACTACAACGTGGACGTGCCGTGGTACACCCTGGAAGCCATCTACGACCTGCAGTCCGGCCGCTACCTGGCCCTGGGCATGAAGAACGAAGAGAAACGCGCCTACGACTTCGGCTTCAGCGCCAGCAAGGCGGACTTCCAGCCAGCGGCATTGCGCCAGTCGGGTATTCGCTAG
- a CDS encoding 2-hydroxyacid dehydrogenase has product MPSPRRAVFLDHQSLDLGDLDLSPLKQQFDEFELYAATRPEQVAERLQGAVAVISNKVMLDAATLAANPQLKLILVAATGTNNVDLAAARAQGVTVCNCQGYGTPSVAQHTLALLLALATRLCDYNQAVADGQWAKASQFCLLDFPIVELEGKTLGLLGHGELGGAVARLAEAFGMRVLSGQIPGRPERPDRLPLDQLLPQVDALTLHCPLNEHTRHMLGARELALLKPGALVVNTARGGLIDEQALADALRSGHLGGAATDVLSVEPPVNGNPLLEPGIPRLVITPHSAWGAVESRQRIVGQLSENAQAFFAGQPRRVVS; this is encoded by the coding sequence ATGCCCAGCCCGCGTCGCGCCGTGTTTCTCGATCACCAGTCCCTGGACCTGGGCGATCTCGACCTCTCGCCACTGAAACAGCAATTCGACGAATTCGAGCTCTACGCCGCCACCCGCCCGGAGCAGGTTGCCGAGCGGCTGCAGGGCGCGGTGGCAGTGATCAGCAACAAGGTCATGCTCGACGCTGCCACACTGGCCGCCAACCCGCAGTTGAAGCTGATCCTGGTTGCCGCCACCGGCACCAACAATGTCGACCTGGCGGCAGCGCGCGCCCAGGGTGTCACCGTATGCAACTGCCAAGGCTACGGCACACCGTCGGTGGCCCAGCACACCCTCGCCCTGCTGCTGGCCCTGGCCACCCGCCTGTGCGACTACAACCAGGCGGTAGCCGACGGCCAGTGGGCCAAGGCCAGCCAGTTCTGCCTGCTGGACTTCCCTATCGTCGAGCTCGAAGGCAAGACCTTGGGCCTGCTCGGCCACGGCGAGCTGGGCGGCGCGGTGGCGCGGCTGGCCGAAGCCTTTGGCATGCGTGTGCTGAGCGGGCAGATTCCCGGCCGCCCGGAACGCCCCGACCGGCTGCCGCTGGACCAACTGCTGCCACAAGTCGATGCCCTGACCCTGCATTGCCCGCTGAACGAGCACACCCGGCACATGCTCGGTGCGCGCGAACTGGCGCTGCTCAAGCCCGGCGCACTGGTGGTCAACACGGCTCGCGGCGGCCTGATCGACGAGCAGGCGCTGGCCGACGCCCTGCGCAGCGGCCACCTGGGTGGCGCCGCCACCGACGTGCTGAGCGTGGAGCCGCCGGTCAATGGCAACCCGCTGCTTGAACCCGGCATTCCGCGCCTGGTCATCACTCCGCACAGTGCCTGGGGCGCGGTGGAGTCGCGCCAGCGCATCGTCGGCCAGCTGAGCGAAAACGCCCAGGCCTTCTTCGCCGGGCAGCCGCGCCGCGTGGTCAGCTGA
- a CDS encoding fatty acid--CoA ligase has protein sequence MLQTRIIKPAEGAYAYPLLIKRLLMSGSRYEKTREIVYRDQLRLTYPQLNERIARLANVLTEAGVKAGDTVAVMDWDSHRYLECMFAIPMIGAVVHTINVRLSPEQILYTMNHAEDRVVLVNSDFVGLYQAIAGQLTTVDKTLLLTDGADKTAELPGLVGEYEQLLAAASPRYDFPDFDENSVATTFYTTGTTGNPKGVYFTHRQLVLHTLAEASVTGSIDSVRLLGSNDVYMPITPMFHVHAWGIPYAATMLGMKQVYPGRYEPEMLVRLWREEKVTFSHCVPTILQMLLNCPTAQGQDFGGWKIIIGGSALNRSLYQAALARGIQLTAAYGMSETCPLISAAHLNDELQAGSEDERVTYRIKAGVPVPLVEAAIVDGNGNFLPADGETQGELVLRAPWLTQGYFKEPDKSEELWQGGWLHTGDVATLDGMGYIDIRDRIKDVIKTGGEWISSLDLEDLISRHPAVREVAVVGVADPQWGERPFALLVVREGQAIDARTLKEHLKPFVEQGHINKWAIPSQIAVVTEIPKTSVGKLDKKRIRQDIVQWQASNSAFLSTL, from the coding sequence ATGTTGCAGACCCGCATCATCAAGCCCGCCGAGGGCGCCTACGCCTACCCGCTGCTGATCAAACGCCTGCTGATGTCCGGCAGCCGCTATGAAAAGACCCGCGAGATCGTCTACCGCGACCAGTTGCGGCTGACTTATCCACAGCTCAACGAACGCATCGCGCGCCTGGCCAACGTGCTCACCGAAGCCGGCGTGAAGGCGGGTGACACCGTGGCCGTGATGGACTGGGACAGTCACCGCTATCTGGAATGCATGTTCGCCATCCCGATGATTGGTGCGGTGGTGCACACCATCAACGTGCGCCTGTCGCCAGAGCAGATCCTCTACACCATGAACCACGCCGAAGACCGCGTGGTGCTGGTCAACAGCGATTTCGTCGGCCTGTACCAGGCCATCGCCGGGCAGTTGACCACTGTCGACAAGACCTTGCTGCTGACCGATGGAGCGGACAAGACCGCCGAGTTGCCTGGCCTGGTTGGCGAGTATGAGCAGTTGCTGGCCGCCGCCAGCCCGCGCTACGACTTCCCCGATTTCGACGAAAACTCGGTGGCCACGACCTTCTACACCACGGGTACCACCGGCAACCCCAAGGGTGTCTACTTCACCCACCGGCAGCTGGTGCTGCATACCCTGGCCGAAGCGTCGGTGACCGGCAGCATCGACAGCGTGCGCCTGCTGGGCAGCAACGACGTGTACATGCCGATCACCCCGATGTTCCACGTGCATGCCTGGGGTATCCCTTACGCCGCGACCATGCTCGGCATGAAGCAGGTGTACCCCGGGCGCTACGAGCCGGAGATGCTGGTCAGGCTGTGGCGTGAGGAGAAGGTCACGTTCTCCCATTGCGTGCCGACCATCCTGCAGATGCTACTCAACTGCCCGACCGCGCAGGGGCAGGACTTTGGCGGCTGGAAAATCATCATCGGCGGCAGCGCGCTCAACCGTTCGCTGTATCAGGCCGCCCTGGCGCGCGGCATCCAGCTGACCGCGGCGTATGGCATGTCGGAAACCTGCCCGCTGATCTCCGCCGCGCACCTGAACGACGAGCTGCAGGCCGGCAGCGAGGATGAGCGCGTCACCTACCGCATCAAGGCTGGCGTGCCGGTACCGCTGGTCGAGGCGGCGATTGTCGATGGCAATGGCAACTTCCTGCCCGCCGATGGCGAAACCCAGGGCGAGCTGGTGCTGCGTGCGCCGTGGCTGACCCAGGGCTATTTCAAGGAGCCGGACAAGAGCGAGGAGCTGTGGCAGGGGGGCTGGCTGCACACCGGTGACGTCGCCACGCTGGACGGCATGGGTTACATCGACATCCGCGACCGCATCAAGGATGTGATCAAGACTGGCGGCGAGTGGATATCTTCACTCGACCTCGAAGACCTGATCAGCCGCCACCCGGCGGTGCGCGAAGTGGCGGTGGTCGGGGTGGCCGACCCGCAGTGGGGCGAGCGGCCGTTTGCCCTGCTGGTGGTGCGGGAAGGCCAGGCCATCGACGCCAGGACGCTGAAGGAGCACCTCAAGCCGTTCGTCGAGCAAGGGCATATCAACAAATGGGCGATTCCCAGCCAGATCGCCGTTGTTACTGAAATTCCCAAGACCAGTGTCGGCAAGCTCGACAAGAAACGTATCCGCCAGGACATCGTCCAGTGGCAGGCCAGCAACAGCGCGTTCCTTTCCACGCTGTAA
- a CDS encoding DUF1302 domain-containing protein, whose translation MKSANLFWRRAKLPLAVSLASTLASPAFAVSFNIGEIEGQFDSSLSIGASWSTANPNKNLIGVNNGGKGLSQTSDDGHLNFKKGETFSKIFKGIHDLELKYGDTGVFVRGKYWYDFELKDEGREFKDISDSNRKEGAKSSGAELLDAFVYHNYSIGDQPGSVRLGKQVVSWGESTFIGGGINSINPIDVSAFRRPGAEIKEGLIPVNMFYISQSLTDNLSAEAFYQIEWDQTVVDNCGTFFSQPDIIADGCTDNLRVLNSSRTVPGAAQQFLASRGVNINEEGVMVRRGADRDARDSGQFGVAMRYMFEPLDTEFGAYFMNYHSRAPIFSATGAPPSVFAGLSALPAQLRALAPLIVAGNSEYFVEYPEDIRLYGLSFSTTLPTGTAWSGELSYRPNAPVQLNTTDILFAGVRPIGGALSNASLLSGTPGQDLHGYRRKEITQFQTTLTHFFDQVMGASRMTVVGEVGVTHVGGLESAHDTRYGRDPVFGPGPLPSTGGANTCQALNASTIAGAGAGASTANLSRNCENDGFTTSTSWGYRARVIWDYNDVFAGVNLKPSVAWSHDVSGYSPGPGANFEEGRKAVSLGLDAEYQNTYTASLSYTNFFDGEYTTVDDRDFVALSFGVNF comes from the coding sequence ATGAAATCTGCAAACCTGTTCTGGCGCCGGGCCAAGTTGCCCCTGGCCGTCAGCCTTGCTTCCACGCTCGCAAGTCCTGCTTTCGCTGTCAGCTTCAACATTGGTGAAATCGAAGGCCAGTTCGACTCGTCGCTCTCCATCGGCGCCAGCTGGTCGACAGCCAATCCCAACAAGAACCTGATCGGGGTGAACAACGGCGGCAAGGGCCTGTCGCAGACATCGGACGATGGCCACCTGAACTTCAAGAAGGGCGAGACGTTCTCCAAGATCTTCAAGGGCATCCACGACCTGGAGCTCAAGTACGGCGACACCGGCGTATTCGTGCGTGGCAAGTACTGGTACGACTTCGAGCTGAAGGACGAAGGCCGCGAGTTCAAGGACATCAGCGACTCCAACCGCAAGGAAGGCGCCAAGTCGTCCGGCGCCGAGCTGCTTGACGCCTTCGTCTACCACAACTACTCGATCGGCGACCAGCCGGGCTCGGTACGCCTGGGCAAGCAGGTAGTCAGCTGGGGTGAAAGTACCTTCATCGGTGGCGGCATCAACTCGATCAACCCGATCGACGTGTCGGCGTTCCGCCGCCCGGGGGCCGAGATCAAGGAAGGCCTGATCCCGGTCAACATGTTCTACATTTCGCAGAGCCTGACCGACAACCTGTCGGCCGAGGCCTTCTACCAGATCGAATGGGACCAGACGGTCGTCGACAACTGCGGCACCTTCTTCTCCCAGCCGGACATCATTGCCGATGGCTGTACCGACAACCTGCGCGTGCTCAACAGCAGCCGCACGGTGCCGGGCGCGGCACAGCAGTTCCTGGCCAGCCGGGGCGTGAACATCAACGAAGAGGGGGTGATGGTACGCCGTGGCGCTGACCGTGATGCCCGCGACAGCGGCCAGTTCGGCGTCGCGATGCGTTACATGTTCGAGCCACTGGATACTGAATTCGGCGCTTATTTCATGAACTACCACAGCCGTGCGCCAATCTTCAGCGCCACAGGTGCACCGCCTTCGGTGTTTGCCGGGTTGAGCGCCTTGCCTGCACAACTGCGTGCGCTGGCACCGCTGATCGTGGCCGGCAATTCCGAGTACTTCGTCGAGTATCCCGAAGATATTCGCCTTTATGGCTTGAGCTTCTCCACCACCTTGCCCACCGGGACCGCCTGGAGCGGCGAACTCAGCTACCGCCCCAACGCACCCGTGCAGCTCAATACCACGGATATCCTGTTCGCCGGGGTCCGCCCGATTGGCGGCGCCTTGAGCAATGCATCGTTGCTGAGCGGTACGCCAGGGCAGGACCTGCACGGCTACCGGCGCAAGGAAATCACCCAGTTCCAGACCACCCTGACGCACTTCTTCGACCAGGTGATGGGCGCCAGCCGCATGACGGTGGTCGGTGAGGTGGGGGTCACTCACGTCGGCGGCCTGGAGAGTGCACACGATACCCGCTACGGTCGTGACCCTGTATTCGGCCCCGGCCCGCTGCCATCCACCGGTGGTGCCAATACTTGCCAGGCGCTCAATGCCAGCACCATCGCGGGCGCAGGCGCTGGAGCCTCTACCGCCAACCTGTCGCGCAACTGCGAGAACGATGGCTTTACCACCAGTACTTCCTGGGGCTACCGCGCTCGGGTCATCTGGGACTACAACGACGTTTTCGCCGGGGTCAACCTGAAACCCAGCGTGGCCTGGTCGCATGACGTTTCCGGCTACTCGCCGGGCCCAGGCGCGAACTTCGAGGAAGGCCGCAAGGCGGTCAGCCTGGGCCTCGACGCCGAGTACCAGAACACCTATACGGCAAGCCTGTCGTACACCAACTTCTTCGATGGCGAGTACACCACCGTGGATGACCGTGACTTCGTCGCGCTCAGCTTCGGCGTGAACTTCTAA
- a CDS encoding LuxR C-terminal-related transcriptional regulator, with the protein MTDLSRTHGFASQALGLLDGRFFRPPLPDGHVPRLRLCQRLQAGLGGRLLLVNAPAGFGKSSLAIEFCEALPEHWRSLWLGLSQRDADPGRFLERLLEGLQQYCPALGGQAMGLLKMRQRHQPFAFEEWLDGLLDELALYLQADTPLLLVLDDYHLAQGPVLDRCLQFFLNHLPPGLVLLVTSRQRPDWHLARLRLSRQLVELSEQDLRLTPEESLAVIGRQPTGLRGQALDNLIQRSDGWVAGLRFWQLAASESSDEQGLPQALHGGEGLIRDYLLEEVIDMLPADVQAFLYDTACQERFCAPLCDAVRGRHDSAAILRFLQAHQVFLVPLDEHGHWFRYHHLFSDLLRSRQASEPLAGLQLRACRWFESQGLLDEAVEQALRAGYLDVAANLVQSLSEEQLLAEQNVGMLLRWKMDLPDSLLISTPRLIVLYSWALGLACQLDAAEELAGYLSRFLPAPSATAQKSMLAQWLALSGVIARGRGDRERTLAYCGEALQSLPSKRYGQRLVCLSTLSNLAIADGDFWRARGWNREALELAQRVGNPLFEALAHYDRARVLHARGEVLRALDEVRQGLQRLQGLSAQRLYAVRARLTLYEGYLLVSRLQPAQGRARLRAGLGEARACRDISVLIGHCVIATLDGRDGQFAEAFAELAEAERLMHIWDVPPVYYLAMITLVKCELWLAQGRMDLAESWLLRLGQTYGGEQPAAAPEFHPLLPLHIALQQALLDRTQSRRDEAEQRLAGLVERGQASGGMLLTVNALCQWLALLLGEGREGQAAQLLPRLLEAAHGGVLQPFQPLLEQHPQWLHEQLQATAASPVQAELLKRLPPMPNAGNNSSEALSSRELAVLELIAQGCSNQQISERLFISLHTVKTHASHINSKLGVERRTQAVAKAKSLGLLA; encoded by the coding sequence ATGACAGATCTGTCCCGTACGCATGGGTTCGCCAGCCAGGCCCTGGGCCTGCTGGACGGGCGTTTCTTCCGCCCGCCCTTGCCGGACGGCCATGTCCCGCGCCTGCGCCTGTGCCAGCGGCTGCAAGCCGGCCTCGGCGGGCGGCTGCTGCTGGTCAACGCACCTGCGGGGTTTGGCAAAAGCTCGCTGGCCATCGAATTCTGCGAAGCACTACCCGAGCACTGGCGCAGCCTGTGGCTGGGCCTGAGCCAACGCGATGCCGACCCTGGCCGCTTCCTTGAGCGCCTGCTCGAAGGCCTGCAGCAGTATTGCCCGGCGCTGGGCGGCCAGGCCATGGGCCTGCTGAAGATGCGCCAGCGCCACCAGCCGTTCGCCTTCGAGGAGTGGCTCGATGGCCTGCTCGACGAGCTGGCGCTGTACCTGCAGGCCGATACGCCGCTGTTGCTGGTGCTGGATGACTATCACCTGGCCCAGGGGCCGGTGCTCGACCGCTGCCTGCAGTTCTTCCTCAATCACCTGCCGCCCGGGCTGGTGTTGCTGGTTACCAGCCGTCAACGCCCCGACTGGCACCTGGCGCGCCTGCGCCTGTCGCGGCAACTGGTCGAACTCAGTGAGCAGGACCTGCGGCTTACTCCCGAAGAGTCATTGGCGGTGATCGGCCGTCAGCCCACCGGCCTGCGTGGCCAGGCCCTGGACAACCTGATCCAGCGCAGCGACGGCTGGGTGGCCGGGTTGCGCTTCTGGCAGCTGGCGGCCAGCGAATCGTCTGACGAACAGGGCCTGCCCCAGGCGCTGCATGGCGGCGAGGGCCTGATCCGCGACTATCTGCTGGAAGAAGTCATCGACATGCTGCCCGCCGACGTACAGGCGTTCCTGTACGACACGGCCTGCCAGGAGCGCTTCTGCGCCCCACTGTGCGATGCCGTGCGTGGCCGCCACGACAGTGCCGCGATCCTGCGCTTCCTGCAGGCGCACCAGGTGTTCCTGGTGCCGCTGGACGAACATGGCCACTGGTTTCGCTACCACCACCTGTTCTCCGACCTGTTGCGCAGCCGCCAGGCCAGCGAGCCGCTGGCTGGGCTGCAGTTGCGCGCCTGCCGTTGGTTCGAGAGCCAGGGCCTGCTGGACGAGGCGGTGGAACAGGCGCTGCGGGCCGGCTACCTCGATGTCGCCGCCAACCTGGTGCAGAGCCTGTCCGAGGAGCAATTGCTGGCCGAACAGAACGTCGGCATGCTGCTGCGCTGGAAAATGGACCTGCCCGACAGCCTGCTGATCAGCACTCCACGGTTGATCGTGCTGTACAGCTGGGCGTTGGGCCTGGCCTGCCAGCTGGACGCGGCAGAGGAGCTGGCGGGTTACCTCAGCCGCTTCCTGCCCGCGCCTTCGGCGACCGCGCAGAAGTCCATGCTGGCGCAGTGGCTGGCGCTCAGCGGGGTGATCGCCCGTGGCCGTGGCGACCGCGAGCGCACCCTGGCCTATTGCGGCGAGGCGCTGCAAAGCCTGCCGAGCAAGCGTTATGGTCAGCGCCTGGTGTGCCTGTCGACGTTGTCCAACCTGGCGATCGCCGATGGTGATTTCTGGCGCGCCCGTGGCTGGAACCGCGAGGCCCTGGAGCTGGCGCAGCGCGTCGGCAACCCATTGTTCGAGGCCCTGGCCCACTACGACCGCGCACGGGTGCTGCATGCCCGTGGCGAGGTGCTGCGTGCGCTGGACGAAGTGCGCCAGGGATTGCAACGCTTGCAAGGGCTCTCGGCGCAACGTCTGTATGCCGTGCGCGCACGCCTGACGCTGTACGAAGGCTACCTGCTGGTCTCGCGTCTGCAGCCGGCCCAGGGCCGTGCACGTTTGCGCGCGGGGCTGGGCGAGGCGCGCGCCTGCCGCGATATCAGCGTGCTCATCGGCCACTGCGTGATTGCCACGCTGGATGGCCGCGACGGGCAGTTTGCCGAGGCCTTTGCCGAACTGGCCGAGGCCGAACGGCTGATGCATATCTGGGATGTGCCGCCGGTCTACTACCTGGCCATGATTACCCTGGTCAAATGCGAGCTGTGGCTGGCTCAGGGGCGCATGGACCTGGCCGAGTCCTGGCTGCTGCGCCTGGGCCAGACCTATGGCGGCGAGCAGCCTGCGGCGGCGCCAGAGTTCCACCCGTTGCTGCCGTTGCACATTGCCTTGCAACAAGCGTTGCTGGACCGTACCCAGTCGCGTCGCGACGAAGCCGAGCAACGCCTGGCCGGCCTGGTCGAGCGCGGCCAGGCCAGTGGCGGCATGCTGCTGACCGTCAATGCCCTGTGCCAGTGGCTTGCCTTGCTGCTGGGCGAAGGCCGCGAAGGGCAGGCCGCCCAGTTGCTGCCCAGGCTGCTGGAAGCCGCCCACGGCGGCGTGCTGCAACCGTTCCAGCCACTGCTGGAACAACATCCGCAATGGCTTCACGAACAGTTGCAGGCAACCGCCGCCAGCCCGGTACAGGCCGAGCTGCTCAAGCGCCTGCCGCCGATGCCCAACGCCGGCAACAACAGCAGCGAAGCGCTGAGCAGCCGCGAATTGGCGGTGCTCGAACTGATTGCCCAGGGTTGTTCCAACCAGCAGATCAGCGAGCGGTTGTTCATTTCCCTGCACACGGTGAAGACCCACGCCAGTCATATCAACAGCAAGCTCGGCGTAGAACGGCGTACTCAGGCAGTGGCCAAGGCCAAATCGCTGGGGCTGCTGGCCTGA